In Luteitalea sp. TBR-22, one genomic interval encodes:
- a CDS encoding phosphatase PAP2 family protein, with protein MPKASSRPRWILPLVLIALVLPLAMFVPRWPYDPEVARFIQRLPLPVGFAAWLTSLAAKPVVYGVLGTGLLLATWRGRLKGLVTTAVLMLIWWYGGEPLKEVVHRARPTAEFVEVVRPASGFSFPSTFATTWFSAWMPLAIYAFRTRQRDAGLAISIVAWLLVLLGAWARIRMGAHWPSDLLMTIALVWSTFALIELVVDRLDG; from the coding sequence GTGCCGAAGGCTTCCTCCCGTCCCCGCTGGATCCTGCCGCTCGTCCTCATCGCGCTCGTGCTCCCGTTGGCGATGTTCGTGCCGCGATGGCCGTACGACCCCGAGGTCGCCCGGTTCATCCAGCGGCTGCCGCTGCCGGTCGGCTTCGCGGCGTGGCTCACGTCGCTGGCCGCCAAGCCCGTCGTGTATGGCGTGCTCGGCACCGGGCTGCTCCTGGCCACGTGGCGCGGACGCCTGAAGGGCCTGGTGACCACGGCCGTGCTGATGCTGATCTGGTGGTACGGCGGCGAGCCGCTCAAGGAAGTCGTGCACCGCGCGCGGCCGACGGCGGAGTTCGTCGAGGTGGTCCGCCCGGCCTCGGGGTTCTCGTTCCCCTCGACGTTCGCCACCACCTGGTTCAGCGCCTGGATGCCGCTGGCCATCTACGCCTTCCGCACGCGCCAGCGCGACGCGGGACTCGCCATCTCGATCGTCGCGTGGCTGCTCGTGCTCCTCGGCGCCTGGGCCCGGATCCGCATGGGCGCGCACTGGCCCAGCGACCTGCTCATGACCATCGCGCTGGTCTGGTCGACGTTCGCCCTCATCGAACTCGTGGTCGACCGCCTCGACGGCTAG